A window from Heteronotia binoei isolate CCM8104 ecotype False Entrance Well chromosome 15, APGP_CSIRO_Hbin_v1, whole genome shotgun sequence encodes these proteins:
- the LOC132583030 gene encoding olfactory receptor 6C74-like, translated as MENQTTVSYFLLLAFPDILWIEILLFFLLLMLYLLTLSGNITIILITILNDSLHTPMYFFLRNFSIVEIGFISITVPNMLLQFLSGWRAISSVACFTQLFFVYFLGITEFCLLAVMAIDRHVAICHPFQYPMVMNDRLCHLLVVTCWLFSFLCSLTPILFLTHLPFCGPNTIDHFMCDSAPLIHLACSDTHFIESFYLIIAIVVLLGTLLIIVVSYIKIISTVLQLPSAKARNRTFSTCSSHFLIVTLLYGSCIFVYIQPQQERYLEFQKEVSILNMVVIPLLNPCIYSFRNKKMQEALRVTGGRWLSQWRS; from the coding sequence ATGGAAAATCAAACCACTGTAAGCTATTTCCTGCTACTGGCATTTCCTGATATCCTCTGGATAGAAATTCTCCTCTTCTTTTTGCTGCTAATGCTCTATCTCTTGACTCTATCAGGAAACATTACCATCATTCTTATAACTATATTGAATGACAGCCTGCACACGCCAATGTATTTCTTTCTGAGGAACTTCTCCATTGTGGAAATTGGCTTTATTTCCATCACTGTTCCCAACATGCTCCTCCAATTCCTTTCTGGGTGGAGGGCAATCTCATCAGTAGCTTGTTTCACCCAGCTGTTCTTTGTTTATTTTCTTGGCATCACAGAATTTTGCCTGTTGGCCGTGATGGCCATTGATCGCCATGTTGCCATTTGCCATCCATTCCAATATCCCATGGTCATGAATGACCGACTTTGTCATCTGTTGGTAGTCACCTGCTGGCTGTTTAGCTTCCTGTGTTCCTTAACACCCATCCTTTTCTTAACCCACCTTCCTTTTTGTGGACCCAACACCATTGACCATTTTATGTGTGACAGTGCACCACTGATTCACTTGGCCTGTTCTGATACACACTTCATAGAATCGTTCTATCTTATTATCGCGATTGTTGTATTGTTGGGCACCTTGCTGATCATAGTGGTTTCGTACATCAAAATTATCTCTACAGTGCTGCAGCTTCCATCTGCTAAGGCCCGAAATCGGACTTTTTCCACTTGCTCCTCGCATTTTCTCATTGTCACCTTGCTGTATGGCAGCTGTATCTTTGTGTATATCCAACCACAGCAAGAAAGATACCTTGAGTTTCAGAAAGAGGTGTCCATTCTCAACATGGTGGTGATCCCTTTGTTGAACCCCTGCATATACAGTTTCAGGAACAAGAAAATGCAGGAGGCCCTGAGAGTCACTGGTGGTAGATGGTTAAGTCAATGGAGAAGCTAA
- the LOC132583031 gene encoding olfactory receptor 6C74-like, translating into MANGTRVKEFILLGLTDDYKLKILIFLLLFSTYMLTIMGNLLIIAITLVDHRLYTPMYFFLRHVAFVEIGYTTTIIPKALANMAMGQKTISVAACFTQTYLYFSLGTTEFFLLAVMSVDRYVAVCNPLRYSTIMNDRICSLLVLCCWIVGFLLIFGPAVALFQMSFCGSNTINHFFCDNGPLLKLVCADTDLVELMSFLSAILTLIGSLTVNLVSYGHIIFSVLCIPSTAGRQKAFSTCSSHIIVVSITYGSCIFLYVKPKGTSRLDFSKSVAVLNTIISPLLIPFIYCLRNKQVKDALIGTFRKGLVLWKNARR; encoded by the coding sequence ATGGCAAATGGGACCAGAGTGAAGGAATTCATACTCTTGGGCTTGACTGATGACTATAAGCTTAAAATCTTGATATTTCTCCTACTGTTCAGCACATATATGTTGACCATCATGGGGAACTTACTCATTATTGCAATCACACTGGTGGACCATCGTCTCTATACCCCAATGTATTTCTTCCTACGACATGTTGCATTTGTGGAGATTGGTTACACCACCACCATCATTCCCAAAGCATTGGCCAATATGGCTATGGGCCAGAAAACGATCTCTGTAGCTGCTTGCTTCACCCAGACTTACCTATACTTCAGCCTGGGAACTACAGAGTTCTTTCTGTTGGCAGTAATGTCTGTGGACAGGTATGTGGCTGTCTGCAACCCCCTCCGCTACTCAACCATAATGAATGATCGAATCTGTTCATTGTTAGTGCTTTGCTGTTGGATTGTAGGATTTTTGCTAATTTTTGGTCCAGCAGTTGCATTATTCCAGATGTCATTTTGTGGCTCGAATACCATCAACCATTTTTTCTGCGACAATGGACCTTTACTCAAGCTTGTTTGTGCAGACACAGATCTAGTGGAACTCATGTCTTTCCTGTCGGCTATACTGACTCTCATTGGGTCCTTGACAGTAAATCTTGTGTCCTATGGCCATATTATTTTTAGCGTCTTGTGCATCCCGTCAACTGCAGGGAGGCAGAAGGCCTTCTCCACTTGCTCCTCGCACATCATTGTGGTCTCCATCACATACGGCAGTTGCATTTTCTTGTATGTAAAGCCAAAAGGCACAAGCAGGTTAGACTTCAGCAAGTCAGTGGCTGTCCTTAACACCATTATATCCCCTCTTCTTATACCATTCATATATTGCCTGAGGAACAAACAAGTGAAGGATGCCTTAATAGGTACCTTTAGAAAGGGACTTGTGCTCTGGAAGAATGCAAGACGATAG
- the LOC132583032 gene encoding olfactory receptor 6E1-like, with protein sequence MANGTRVKEFILLGLTDDYKLKILIFLLLFSTYMLTIMGNLLVIAITLVDHRLYTPMYFFLRHVAFVEIGYTTTIIPKALANMATGQKTISVAACFTQSYLCFSLGTTEFFLLAVMSVDRYVAVCNPLRYSTIMNDRICSLLVLCCWIVGFLLIFGPAVALFQMSFCGSNTINHFFCDNGPLLKLVCADTNLVELMSFLSAILSLIGTLAVNLVSYGHIIFSVLRIPSTAGRQKAFSTCSSHIIVVSIAYGSCIFLYVKPKGTSRVDFSKSVAVLNMIISPLLIPFIYCLRNKQVKDALIGIFRKGLVLWKNARR encoded by the coding sequence ATGGCAAATGGGACCAGAGTGAAGGAATTCATACTCTTGGGCTTGACTGATGACTATAAGCTTAAAATCTTGATATTTCTCCTACTGTTCAGCACATATATGTTGACCATCATGGGAAACTTACTCGTTATTGCAATCACACTGGTGGACCATCGTCTCTATACCCCAATGTATTTCTTCCTACGGCATGTTGCATTTGTGGAGATTGGTTACACCACCACCATCATTCCCAAAGCATTGGCCAATATGGCTACGGGCCAGAAAACGATCTCTGTAGCTGCTTGCTTCACCCAGAGTTACCTATGCTTCAGCCTGGGAACTACAGAGTTCTTTCTGCTGGCAGTAATGTCTGTGGACAGGTATGTGGCTGTCTGCAACCCCCTCCGCTACTCAACCATAATGAATGATCGAATCTGTTCATTGTTAGTGCTTTGCTGTTGGATTGTAGGATTTTTGCTAATTTTCGGTCCAGCAGTTGCGTTATTCCAGATGTCATTTTGTGGCTCAAATACCATCAACCATTTTTTCTGTGACAATGGACCTTTACTCAAGCTTGTTTGTGCAGACACAAATCTAGTGGAACTCATGTCTTTCCTGTCGGCTATACTGTCTCTCATTGGGACCTTGGCAGTAAATCTTGTGTCCTATGGCCATATTATTTTTAGCGTCTTGCGCATCCCGTCAACTGCAGGGAGGCAGAAGGCCTTCTCCACTTGCTCCTCGCACATCATTGTGGTCTCCATCGCATACGGCAGTTGCATTTTCTTGTATGTAAAGCCAAAAGGCACAAGCAGGGTAGACTTCAGCAAGTCAGTGGCTGTCCTTAACATGATTATATCCCCTCTTCTTATCCCATTCATATATTGCCTGAGGAACAAACAAGTGAAGGATGCCTTAATAGGTATCTTTAGAAAGGGACTTGTGCTCTGGAAGAATGCAAGACGATAG